The Acetivibrio saccincola genome window below encodes:
- a CDS encoding transposase family protein codes for MDEFIKQLDPNLDYISHEIKDGKCYITVTSNRKEVTCPFCGWPSSRIHSTYNRTFQDLPVQGNKVFIIIRNRKFFCDNSDCNHTTFAERFDFISYKAKKTRRLEDEIVRLSINCSSITASKILKENVVDIGKSTVCNLLKKRNTGN; via the coding sequence ATGGATGAATTTATTAAACAATTAGACCCAAACTTAGACTATATTAGTCATGAAATAAAAGATGGCAAATGCTATATAACAGTAACTTCCAATCGAAAAGAAGTAACATGCCCATTTTGTGGCTGGCCATCATCCAGAATACATTCCACATATAACAGAACCTTTCAGGACCTTCCAGTACAAGGTAATAAGGTATTTATTATTATACGTAACAGAAAATTTTTTTGTGATAATTCTGATTGTAATCATACTACCTTTGCAGAAAGGTTTGATTTTATCTCCTATAAAGCGAAGAAAACCCGCCGTCTTGAGGATGAAATTGTGCGACTATCAATAAATTGCAGTTCCATTACAGCATCAAAAATACTAAAGGAAAATGTTGTGGATATTGGTAAAAGTACAGTTTGTAATCTTTTAAAAAAAAGAAACACCGGTAATTGA
- a CDS encoding ABC transporter permease, which produces MRRFFLCVSTYMKLIFKNVYFTVIAIIFPVLIGGIYGYTAYKGDASVIRTAFVDNDNTNLSLELYERIKKKEGLEVFETSLEEGKIMLEAGKVEAVFVLKEGFEESLYNLDTDSLVEIYILPSSFSGAFLSEIISSEIMVINSKLLSNALITEKFEELNFYKERLAERINEYYIKLTEEEPLMQVEYEIVNASHTFEESKKLIDSQKYMVYGGLLMFIMFFLMFGSSWIIEEKESGVLKRFKTMEKGFIISFWARFFCLVISGVFQAAVFVVINAFFGTIVFNEPRIFLALLIFIVTASSMAVFFASVFKTATRLNAFTPVFVLLTSFAGSCFVDISLLSDTFEKVSLLTPQGITLKALNEIFIDRNSLEWFRYSGILIPLSMLLLSVSYPRLKALSK; this is translated from the coding sequence ATGAGACGGTTTTTTCTATGTGTATCTACATATATGAAATTAATATTTAAAAATGTATATTTCACTGTTATAGCTATAATTTTTCCTGTACTAATAGGGGGAATATACGGCTATACCGCATATAAAGGTGATGCCTCAGTTATAAGAACTGCTTTTGTAGACAATGACAATACAAATCTTTCTTTGGAACTGTATGAGAGAATTAAAAAAAAGGAAGGGTTGGAGGTTTTTGAAACATCCCTTGAAGAGGGAAAAATAATGTTAGAGGCAGGGAAGGTGGAAGCTGTATTTGTGTTAAAAGAAGGGTTTGAAGAAAGCCTTTATAATTTGGATACAGATTCTTTAGTTGAAATTTATATACTTCCGTCCTCATTTTCAGGAGCTTTTTTATCAGAGATTATATCCTCTGAAATAATGGTTATAAATTCTAAATTATTGTCAAATGCACTTATAACTGAGAAGTTTGAAGAGCTTAATTTTTATAAAGAGAGGCTGGCGGAAAGAATAAATGAATACTATATAAAGCTTACAGAAGAAGAGCCCTTGATGCAGGTTGAATATGAAATTGTAAATGCTTCCCATACTTTTGAGGAATCAAAAAAATTAATTGATTCACAAAAGTATATGGTATATGGCGGGCTTCTTATGTTTATAATGTTTTTCCTGATGTTTGGGAGCAGTTGGATAATTGAAGAGAAGGAAAGCGGGGTTTTAAAAAGATTTAAAACCATGGAAAAGGGTTTTATTATTTCTTTTTGGGCAAGGTTTTTTTGCCTTGTAATTTCCGGTGTATTTCAGGCGGCTGTTTTTGTAGTTATAAATGCCTTTTTTGGGACAATTGTATTTAATGAACCAAGAATATTTTTGGCACTGCTTATATTTATTGTAACCGCTTCATCTATGGCGGTATTTTTTGCCTCGGTATTTAAAACAGCCACCCGGCTTAATGCTTTTACACCCGTTTTTGTACTGCTTACAAGTTTTGCAGGAAGCTGCTTTGTGGATATATCTCTTTTATCAGATACTTTTGAGAAGGTTTCACTTTTAACTCCCCAGGGGATAACCCTTAAAGCATTAAATGAAATATTTATAGACAGAAACAGTTTGGAGTGGTTTAGGTATTCCGGAATTCTTATACCTTTATCCATGCTGCTTCTGTCTGTTTCTTATCCAAGGCTAAAAGCACTGTCAAAGTAA
- the cas2 gene encoding CRISPR-associated endonuclease Cas2, whose product MFVIMVYDAGERRNAKLLKIGRKYLHWVQNSVFEGEITEANYFKLKAEVKQRIHDTEDSVVFYTFRSTRYTNREILGKKIDPGNLIL is encoded by the coding sequence GTGTTTGTAATTATGGTATATGATGCAGGTGAAAGGAGAAATGCAAAACTTTTAAAAATAGGACGGAAGTACTTGCACTGGGTTCAAAACTCTGTTTTTGAAGGTGAAATAACAGAAGCAAACTATTTCAAGCTTAAGGCTGAAGTTAAGCAAAGAATACATGATACTGAAGACTCTGTTGTCTTTTACACTTTCAGGTCGACCAGATATACAAACCGTGAAATATTAGGCAAAAAAATCGATCCAGGTAATCTTATCCTGTAA
- a CDS encoding pyridoxal-phosphate-dependent aminotransferase family protein, with translation MKSTEFKDLILFITGPTYIRPEIRKAGTYCEFGHRDKVAKVKIESILTNLRKLAGVSEDYEVCLISGSGTFAMEASIRSLAKDDENILNVSVGAFGDLYNKIAVANKRNVDLLKFKPGKAIDLDVLEEKLKSKKYDVVTFTHNETSTGVTNDMVEVCKLIQKYGAMTLVDGVSIFGGVKVPFEEAKPSIYVTSTQKCLGLPAGFGIIFVHKDALEKAKTVENRGYVTDLVSIAASAQKSQTVTTPNCTLINQMEEQLKYIVEEEGIENRFKRHEEMQKMVADWLENSLSDDFKFFSQEGYRSAVVSAIEIPKYVDRMAIKESMRERGYLFDPGYGGLNKKLEESGENLNIRIGHMGDITPEMLTKYLEELEIEIKKFKP, from the coding sequence ATGAAAAGCACAGAGTTTAAAGATCTAATTCTATTTATCACAGGTCCTACTTACATAAGACCGGAGATACGAAAAGCAGGTACTTATTGTGAATTTGGACACCGTGATAAGGTGGCAAAGGTTAAAATTGAATCAATCTTAACAAACTTAAGAAAACTAGCCGGAGTTAGTGAAGACTATGAAGTATGCCTGATTTCCGGAAGCGGTACATTTGCTATGGAAGCGTCCATCCGCTCACTGGCAAAGGATGATGAAAATATCCTCAATGTATCAGTAGGTGCTTTTGGGGATCTTTACAACAAAATTGCAGTTGCTAATAAAAGGAATGTTGATTTGTTAAAATTTAAACCAGGAAAAGCTATAGACTTAGATGTACTGGAAGAAAAGCTTAAATCCAAAAAATATGATGTTGTTACATTTACTCATAATGAGACTTCTACAGGTGTTACAAATGACATGGTGGAAGTATGTAAGCTTATACAAAAGTATGGTGCAATGACTCTTGTAGATGGTGTTAGTATCTTTGGGGGAGTGAAAGTTCCTTTTGAAGAAGCAAAACCATCAATTTATGTAACCAGCACACAAAAATGCTTAGGACTTCCTGCTGGTTTTGGAATTATTTTTGTGCACAAAGATGCATTAGAAAAGGCTAAGACAGTTGAAAACAGGGGATATGTGACAGACCTTGTATCTATAGCTGCAAGTGCTCAAAAATCCCAGACTGTAACAACTCCAAACTGTACATTAATTAACCAGATGGAAGAGCAGCTTAAATATATAGTGGAAGAAGAAGGAATTGAAAACAGGTTTAAGCGCCATGAAGAAATGCAGAAAATGGTGGCTGACTGGCTGGAGAATTCATTAAGTGATGATTTTAAATTCTTCTCACAAGAGGGCTACCGTTCAGCGGTGGTTTCTGCTATAGAAATTCCTAAATATGTTGACAGAATGGCGATTAAGGAAAGTATGAGAGAAAGAGGCTACTTGTTTGACCCAGGCTATGGCGGATTAAATAAAAAGCTAGAAGAAAGCGGGGAAAACTTAAACATCAGGATAGGTCATATGGGAGACATAACTCCTGAAATGCTTACAAAATATTTAGAAGAGCTGGAAATTGAAATTAAAAAATTCAAACCATAA
- a CDS encoding transposase → MLKNLTSYVTEYLKKRLKPQVSIQSVSQEIKEVETIKQANENRKLTLKEKYEKIKQLSLEGRCKTEICRSLNMDIRAYDKLIAMTPEEREKLFQTKNMIIHEEKVKQKMERINEVRELKRIGLSNIEISRRTGLDRKTVRRYLDENFNPVHASYGKKRNGKLTPYIKTIDEYLERGMMGSYIVEKIHEMGYDGSSSTVRHYMTDWKKRRKKYYDRSREDGTKTEIIKRENIFKLLYHPIEKVKIISEKQFEMICKEYPFFEKIYKITWEFKDMLTNKNIEAFDKWIERAKNLNIPEINSFMNGVERDMEAVRNAIKYEYSNGLVEGCINKLKVIKRIMYGRCSFETLKTKILQLEKMRLFN, encoded by the coding sequence TTGCTAAAGAATTTGACTTCCTATGTAACAGAGTATCTAAAAAAGAGATTAAAACCGCAAGTTTCAATACAATCTGTCAGTCAGGAAATTAAAGAGGTAGAAACAATAAAACAGGCGAATGAGAACAGAAAACTCACATTGAAAGAAAAATATGAAAAGATAAAACAACTTTCATTAGAAGGAAGATGTAAGACAGAAATTTGCCGAAGCTTAAATATGGATATACGAGCTTATGATAAATTAATAGCAATGACCCCTGAAGAAAGGGAAAAGTTGTTCCAGACAAAAAATATGATCATACATGAAGAAAAAGTAAAGCAAAAAATGGAACGTATAAATGAGGTGCGGGAGTTAAAGAGAATAGGTTTGAGTAATATAGAGATATCCAGACGTACCGGACTTGATAGAAAAACAGTTAGAAGATATCTTGATGAAAACTTTAATCCGGTTCATGCTTCCTATGGCAAAAAGAGAAATGGGAAACTGACACCATATATAAAAACGATTGACGAATACCTTGAGAGAGGAATGATGGGTTCATATATTGTGGAAAAGATACATGAAATGGGATATGATGGTTCGTCATCAACTGTGCGGCATTATATGACAGACTGGAAGAAACGGAGAAAAAAATATTACGATAGAAGTAGAGAAGATGGGACAAAAACAGAAATAATAAAAAGAGAAAATATATTTAAGCTATTGTACCACCCAATAGAAAAAGTAAAAATAATCAGTGAGAAACAATTTGAAATGATATGCAAAGAATATCCGTTTTTTGAAAAAATATATAAAATAACATGGGAATTTAAGGATATGCTAACTAATAAAAATATTGAAGCCTTCGATAAATGGATAGAGCGGGCTAAAAATCTAAACATACCGGAAATAAACAGTTTTATGAATGGAGTTGAACGAGATATGGAGGCTGTAAGGAATGCGATAAAATATGAATATAGTAATGGGCTTGTAGAAGGGTGTATTAATAAACTAAAGGTAATAAAACGAATTATGTATGGCCGTTGTAGTTTTGAGACATTAAAAACCAAAATTCTCCAGCTTGAAAAAATGAGGTTATTCAACTAA
- a CDS encoding DUF6583 family protein, with the protein MSNKSGSKKVVLFGGIIVFIVAAALTVLAFTSNAFKSPKQVYLSTEGRYAKKIIENLKEEGAFLGNIKKLSEHSHETEREYSLSIDLDTSKINIPIGGSIDLTSITELLDNSKLVINEKSNPEKNQKITGIDVLINNTKLIDFIAAFENDIFALSIPVVFDKYIVADLSKPEDAIKDSDLKNLYNKLSPAANVITPKGILKSLSFDEKNSDRVKKNYKKVLNESINKEQVSLEKNVPFKVGEFDLKCSKLTIKFEKSDLQRLVANIMDATAESDAVYELTKENIKNIYEFLKNTEYSDELGDIQDIEADFTKEKFKKGINEIKAKLEKAFDNFELPDGINMSIYINKKEIVGRTIDTKFKTPASDNTLNLSVDFKGVSEYKNKNIKNLEIEFGFSGDSSSVSNVIFEYTLDGNIDRGTESGKKHFSIAAGTGGISTKIFKLDADYNVISNAKSNSKESSHDYKISIGVPMMFSVNADGSLTVNTWEKPKEKQFGKDVDFSINLDIPENMLLDKTSLGVGFSSKTKNTLDVEFDFPSFNPENSIDITNASEEEISQLKKEIEESVIKFLQNNEELIKLFQ; encoded by the coding sequence ATGTCTAATAAAAGTGGTTCGAAAAAAGTGGTGCTTTTTGGCGGCATAATAGTGTTTATTGTTGCGGCAGCACTTACGGTATTAGCTTTTACTTCAAATGCTTTTAAATCTCCAAAGCAGGTTTATTTAAGTACCGAAGGGAGATATGCCAAAAAAATAATTGAAAACTTAAAAGAAGAAGGGGCTTTTTTAGGAAACATTAAAAAATTATCTGAACACTCCCATGAAACAGAAAGAGAATACTCTTTAAGTATTGATTTAGACACTTCAAAGATAAATATACCTATTGGTGGAAGTATTGATTTAACTTCAATTACAGAACTTTTAGATAATTCAAAACTTGTAATAAATGAAAAGTCAAATCCGGAGAAAAATCAAAAAATTACAGGTATAGATGTTTTAATCAACAATACAAAACTTATTGATTTTATTGCGGCTTTTGAAAACGACATTTTTGCCCTTTCAATTCCTGTGGTTTTTGATAAGTACATAGTCGCAGATTTAAGCAAGCCCGAAGACGCTATAAAAGATTCAGATCTTAAGAATCTGTATAATAAACTTTCCCCTGCAGCTAATGTAATAACCCCTAAAGGTATACTGAAATCACTGTCTTTTGATGAAAAGAATTCAGATCGGGTCAAGAAAAATTATAAAAAAGTACTAAATGAATCAATTAACAAAGAACAGGTTTCTTTAGAGAAAAACGTCCCATTCAAGGTCGGGGAATTTGATTTAAAATGCAGCAAATTAACCATTAAATTTGAAAAATCAGATTTACAGCGTCTTGTAGCAAACATAATGGATGCAACGGCTGAAAGTGATGCAGTTTATGAATTAACCAAAGAAAATATAAAAAATATTTATGAGTTTCTTAAAAATACTGAATACTCAGATGAATTAGGTGATATTCAAGACATTGAAGCTGATTTTACAAAAGAAAAATTTAAAAAAGGAATAAATGAAATAAAAGCCAAACTGGAAAAAGCTTTTGATAATTTCGAGCTTCCCGATGGCATAAACATGAGTATATATATAAACAAAAAAGAAATAGTGGGAAGAACAATTGATACAAAGTTTAAAACCCCCGCATCAGATAATACGCTTAACTTAAGTGTGGACTTTAAAGGTGTATCAGAATATAAAAATAAAAACATTAAAAATTTAGAAATAGAATTTGGTTTTAGTGGCGACTCTAGCAGTGTTAGCAATGTAATTTTTGAGTACACCTTAGATGGAAATATTGACAGGGGAACTGAGTCAGGTAAAAAACACTTTAGCATAGCAGCCGGAACAGGAGGCATCTCTACAAAAATATTTAAACTGGATGCTGACTACAACGTTATATCCAATGCTAAATCAAATTCTAAAGAAAGCTCACACGACTATAAAATAAGCATTGGGGTTCCTATGATGTTTTCTGTAAATGCCGACGGCAGTTTGACAGTGAATACATGGGAAAAACCCAAAGAAAAACAGTTTGGAAAGGATGTAGATTTCAGCATAAATCTAGATATTCCTGAAAATATGCTCCTGGATAAAACATCCCTTGGTGTTGGTTTTAGCAGTAAAACCAAAAACACCCTTGACGTGGAATTTGATTTCCCTTCATTTAACCCTGAAAACTCAATTGACATCACCAATGCAAGTGAAGAGGAAATATCACAGCTTAAAAAAGAAATAGAAGAATCTGTTATAAAGTTTTTACAAAACAATGAAGAACTTATAAAACTGTTTCAATAA
- a CDS encoding glycoside hydrolase family 9 protein, protein MVKKFRRQAKVQIFLLVFCLLASIMASPLAVYSIPIDPEYNFAAGLQMVLYFYNANMCGPVTGDRLPWRGHCHMEDAEVPLIPMTEDYWGTNMSQEFIDKYRDILDPDGDGTIDLSGGYHDAGDHVKFGLPGSFSGSTVGWGFYEFRDAFEATGTAEHAKEVLRWFNDYYLKVTYRDENGDVIAYCYQVGEGNIDHNFWNPPELQHSKVLLDFSRPAYFATAETPASDQAAGAAASLAINYLNFKDEDPEYAEECLDTAIALYDFAVKYRGLGYDGGFYTSSYDYDEMAWAAVWLHIATGDWDYIEDIVKTDDEGFYTGYFQRIIAHPGDRWQNIWVHCWDTVWGGVFAKLAPITNTERDWYIFRWNLEYWSGIPHEDPSDTTFLAQSPSGYSVVNAYGSARYNTAAQLCALVYSKETGDMRFAEWSKGQMEYIMGNNPLNRSYIVGYGENHAKHPHHRAAHGSRTFSMLDPEEHRFTLWGALVGGPDLDDYHVDETTDYVYNEVAVDFNAAIVGAMAGLYTYYGEGHYPLENFPPEPDPVVEFYSEAKVEQENKERTQVTLKLNNYSAYPPRFETEFKMRYYFNISELIAAGQSIDDVTIEVYYDENKAGYDGPAEYKGPFKYDDGGTYYVEIDWTGRIIYGKREVQFAIIAAQDSNYNSNWDPTNDYSRDGLNFDDFVITEKVPLYIGDELVFGEEPEPAVVDPTPTSDPDDPGTTPSDSYSLEVEYKSGLTISETNDIRAAINIKNTGKTPVNLSDLVVRYWYTRDGDQEQRFSSPYAHVGSSNVKGVIKTIDEPVELADTYLEISFTEDAGVLGAGSQTGEIQFSIEKVDYEKYDQSNDYSYLEAKEFTENPNITVYVKSKLVYGNEPVEVPGGDIIYGDLNEDGMIDSVDAALLSRYILEISDGFPAPLESADLNGDGVVDSIDAVILGRYVLEIITSFPVNK, encoded by the coding sequence ATGGTAAAAAAGTTTAGAAGGCAAGCAAAAGTCCAGATTTTCCTTTTGGTTTTTTGCTTGTTGGCCTCTATAATGGCGTCACCGCTAGCAGTATATTCCATTCCTATTGATCCGGAGTATAACTTTGCGGCGGGTTTACAAATGGTTCTGTACTTCTACAATGCTAACATGTGTGGACCGGTAACAGGGGACAGATTGCCCTGGAGAGGACATTGTCATATGGAAGACGCAGAAGTGCCTCTAATTCCTATGACAGAAGATTATTGGGGTACAAATATGTCTCAGGAATTTATTGATAAATACAGGGACATATTAGACCCGGATGGAGACGGTACCATTGATTTAAGTGGAGGGTACCACGACGCAGGAGACCACGTTAAGTTTGGACTGCCAGGATCATTTTCAGGTTCTACAGTGGGATGGGGATTTTATGAGTTCAGGGATGCTTTTGAAGCTACAGGCACAGCTGAACATGCAAAGGAAGTATTAAGATGGTTTAACGATTATTACCTTAAAGTTACCTACAGGGATGAAAATGGTGATGTAATAGCTTATTGTTATCAAGTGGGAGAAGGTAATATAGACCATAACTTCTGGAATCCTCCGGAGCTGCAGCACTCAAAGGTTTTATTGGATTTTTCAAGACCTGCATACTTTGCTACAGCTGAGACACCGGCTAGTGACCAGGCAGCAGGTGCAGCAGCTTCCCTTGCAATAAACTATCTGAACTTTAAAGATGAAGATCCGGAGTATGCTGAAGAGTGCTTGGACACTGCAATAGCCCTTTATGATTTTGCTGTAAAATATAGAGGGCTTGGATATGACGGAGGTTTCTATACATCATCCTACGACTATGATGAAATGGCTTGGGCTGCTGTATGGCTACACATTGCAACCGGTGATTGGGATTATATTGAGGACATAGTAAAAACAGATGATGAAGGTTTTTACACTGGATATTTCCAAAGAATTATTGCACACCCAGGTGACAGATGGCAAAACATATGGGTACACTGTTGGGATACAGTTTGGGGCGGGGTTTTTGCAAAACTTGCTCCTATAACAAACACTGAAAGAGATTGGTATATTTTCAGATGGAATCTTGAATATTGGTCAGGAATACCCCATGAAGATCCTTCAGATACTACTTTCTTAGCTCAGAGCCCATCCGGCTACAGTGTGGTTAATGCTTATGGTTCTGCAAGGTACAACACAGCAGCACAGCTTTGTGCACTGGTTTATTCAAAAGAGACCGGGGACATGAGGTTTGCAGAGTGGTCAAAAGGACAAATGGAATACATAATGGGTAATAACCCTCTAAACAGAAGCTATATTGTGGGATATGGCGAAAACCACGCAAAGCATCCTCACCACCGTGCCGCTCATGGTTCCAGAACATTTAGTATGCTTGACCCGGAAGAACACCGCTTTACACTTTGGGGAGCTTTAGTGGGCGGACCTGACTTAGATGACTACCATGTGGATGAAACTACAGACTACGTATATAATGAGGTGGCTGTGGATTTTAACGCTGCAATTGTAGGAGCGATGGCGGGACTGTATACCTATTATGGTGAAGGACATTATCCTTTGGAGAATTTCCCACCGGAGCCTGATCCTGTTGTAGAGTTCTACTCAGAGGCAAAAGTGGAGCAGGAAAACAAAGAAAGAACACAGGTAACATTAAAATTGAACAATTATTCTGCTTATCCTCCAAGATTTGAAACAGAATTTAAAATGCGTTATTACTTTAACATTTCAGAGTTAATTGCTGCAGGACAGTCTATAGATGATGTTACCATAGAGGTATATTATGACGAAAACAAAGCCGGTTACGATGGACCTGCTGAATATAAGGGGCCATTTAAGTATGATGACGGAGGCACATATTACGTAGAAATTGACTGGACCGGACGTATTATATATGGTAAGCGTGAAGTACAATTTGCAATAATAGCTGCACAGGATTCAAACTACAATAGCAACTGGGATCCAACAAATGACTACAGTAGGGATGGATTGAATTTTGATGACTTTGTTATTACAGAAAAAGTTCCTCTTTATATAGGTGATGAGTTGGTATTTGGTGAAGAGCCTGAACCTGCTGTAGTTGATCCGACACCAACATCTGATCCGGATGATCCGGGAACTACACCATCAGATTCTTATTCATTAGAAGTTGAATACAAGAGTGGCTTAACAATAAGTGAAACCAACGATATCAGGGCAGCAATAAATATAAAGAATACCGGAAAAACACCTGTCAATCTTTCAGATCTTGTGGTACGTTACTGGTACACAAGAGATGGGGATCAGGAACAGAGATTTTCATCACCTTATGCCCATGTTGGAAGCAGCAATGTAAAAGGTGTAATAAAGACAATTGACGAGCCTGTAGAGCTGGCAGATACCTATTTAGAAATAAGCTTTACAGAGGATGCAGGTGTACTGGGTGCCGGTTCACAAACAGGTGAAATACAATTTAGTATAGAAAAAGTAGACTACGAAAAATATGATCAGTCAAATGACTATTCTTATTTAGAAGCAAAAGAATTTACAGAGAATCCGAACATCACAGTATATGTAAAATCAAAATTGGTATATGGAAATGAACCGGTTGAGGTTCCGGGAGGAGACATAATTTATGGTGATTTAAATGAAGACGGTATGATAGATTCAGTTGATGCAGCATTGCTTTCAAGGTATATACTAGAAATATCAGATGGTTTTCCGGCGCCTTTGGAAAGTGCAGATTTAAACGGGGATGGTGTAGTAGACTCCATTGATGCAGTAATTTTAGGTAGATATGTGTTGGAGATAATTACTTCATTCCCTGTAAACAAATGA
- a CDS encoding ABC transporter permease: protein MKVFINILINDIKLVLSDWKMLVIIFAMPVLLILYFSYAVYPVLKEDTVVQPVSVAVVDKDNTIESRILISQLEEIELIGKIHRVSEEESLSLIDENKIAAAIIIPEGFVSSVVSGDNKSISILGNVEKEQQAMIIKTLITGAANIVSSGQAVLYSYYKFVNETGVARDELNREFDTLTQDIIMKSLDRNSVVSEIKTYPGDNLTATEYYTASLLALFLLFSAVPVSRFLLTERIWGIRSRLATTNAGGVRILTSKLIVSLLISIFQMSLIIFITSKIFKNYWGAGFFIISAVFISGVFAVSCWSLFVLVVSRDQRQFEIIRSMGILLMALIGGSIYPIAKMPDKIRVLSTFTINRWIQEGFMKVFSGERYPDVSYEIMCLVMIGAVFAVSSAVIYKIKKAG, encoded by the coding sequence TGGTGCTTTCTGACTGGAAAATGCTTGTTATAATTTTTGCAATGCCTGTTTTACTTATACTGTATTTTTCATATGCAGTTTATCCTGTTTTAAAAGAAGACACTGTTGTACAGCCTGTTTCAGTGGCTGTGGTGGATAAAGACAATACCATAGAATCAAGGATATTAATAAGCCAGCTTGAGGAAATTGAGCTAATCGGCAAAATACACAGAGTATCAGAGGAAGAGTCACTTTCTTTAATTGATGAAAACAAAATTGCAGCGGCAATTATAATCCCTGAAGGGTTTGTCTCCAGCGTTGTTTCAGGGGATAATAAAAGCATTTCCATTTTAGGAAATGTAGAGAAGGAGCAGCAGGCTATGATTATAAAAACCCTTATAACAGGTGCCGCAAATATTGTTTCATCAGGTCAGGCGGTGCTGTATTCCTATTATAAATTTGTAAATGAAACGGGAGTGGCAAGGGATGAGCTAAACAGGGAGTTTGATACCCTTACACAGGATATAATAATGAAGTCTTTAGACAGAAACAGTGTTGTTTCTGAAATTAAGACATATCCTGGGGATAATTTGACGGCTACAGAATATTATACTGCTTCTCTTTTGGCTCTTTTCCTGCTTTTTTCAGCTGTGCCTGTATCCAGGTTTCTTTTGACGGAAAGAATATGGGGTATAAGGTCAAGGCTTGCCACAACCAATGCAGGAGGAGTAAGGATATTGACATCAAAACTCATTGTGTCCCTGCTTATATCTATATTTCAAATGAGCCTGATAATTTTTATAACTTCAAAAATATTTAAAAACTATTGGGGAGCAGGTTTTTTTATAATTTCTGCTGTTTTTATTTCCGGTGTTTTTGCCGTTTCATGCTGGTCTTTGTTTGTTTTGGTTGTATCCCGTGACCAGCGGCAGTTTGAGATTATACGCAGTATGGGTATTTTGCTTATGGCGTTAATCGGCGGGAGCATTTATCCTATTGCCAAAATGCCGGATAAAATAAGGGTTTTAAGCACCTTTACAATAAACAGGTGGATTCAGGAAGGCTTTATGAAAGTATTTTCCGGGGAAAGGTACCCGGATGTATCTTATGAGATTATGTGCTTGGTGATGATAGGAGCCGTTTTTGCAGTATCTTCAGCTGTAATTTATAAAATTAAGAAGGCAGGATAG